From the Exiguobacterium aurantiacum genome, one window contains:
- a CDS encoding acetoin utilization protein AcuC, producing MRPAYIFGENENSYRFHEDHPFNPIRLKLTTSLLIASGKLQASECIAPPLASIESLALVHDLDYIEAVQAAAAGELSTLKANKFGLGTEDTPIFPTIHEGAARLVGGTVHALDLVASGKLERAFHVGGGLHHGMRRKASGFCVYNDAAVAIAHVRKAYGSRVLYVDTDAHHGDGVQWLFYDDDDVMTLSIHETGRYLFPGTGAVTERGNGNGYGYSWNVPVDAFTQDESFLRCYETVFREACEWFKPDIIVTQNGADAHAFDPLTHLASTIRTFEQIPQIASRLADEYTEGRLVALGGGGYDWYRTVPRAWAQVWAGLTREAPYSGDIPPEWIEQWQDKADLALPTCWDDHPYTFQHIPRRQQIEEKNWEVTKRAFWPFISNDRKSIYV from the coding sequence ATGAGACCGGCCTACATATTCGGGGAGAACGAGAATTCGTACCGTTTCCACGAGGACCATCCATTCAATCCGATTCGCCTGAAGCTGACGACGTCCCTCCTGATCGCCTCAGGCAAGCTCCAAGCCTCCGAGTGTATTGCCCCACCCCTTGCATCGATCGAGTCGCTCGCCCTCGTCCACGACCTCGACTATATCGAGGCGGTCCAAGCGGCGGCGGCAGGTGAGCTGTCGACGTTGAAAGCAAACAAGTTCGGCCTCGGGACGGAAGACACTCCGATTTTCCCAACGATTCATGAAGGGGCGGCCCGGCTCGTCGGGGGCACCGTCCACGCGCTCGATTTGGTCGCGAGCGGCAAACTGGAGCGTGCCTTCCACGTCGGAGGCGGACTGCATCACGGGATGAGACGAAAAGCGTCCGGATTTTGCGTGTATAACGACGCGGCCGTCGCCATCGCCCACGTCCGTAAAGCGTACGGCAGCCGGGTCCTCTATGTCGATACTGACGCCCACCACGGAGACGGCGTCCAATGGCTGTTCTATGACGATGACGATGTGATGACGTTATCCATCCACGAGACCGGCCGCTACCTGTTCCCGGGAACAGGAGCCGTCACAGAGCGCGGCAACGGGAATGGGTACGGCTATAGCTGGAACGTCCCGGTCGATGCGTTCACCCAAGACGAGTCTTTCTTGCGCTGTTACGAGACAGTGTTCCGGGAAGCGTGCGAATGGTTCAAGCCGGATATCATCGTGACGCAGAACGGGGCCGATGCCCATGCGTTCGATCCGTTGACGCACCTTGCCTCGACGATTCGGACGTTCGAACAGATTCCTCAAATCGCCTCTCGACTTGCCGATGAGTATACGGAAGGAAGACTCGTCGCCCTCGGTGGCGGAGGGTATGATTGGTATCGGACGGTGCCACGCGCCTGGGCGCAAGTGTGGGCCGGACTGACGCGCGAGGCGCCGTACAGCGGCGACATTCCGCCCGAATGGATCGAGCAGTGGCAGGACAAAGCGGATTTAGCCTTGCCGACATGCTGGGATGACCATCCGTACACGTTCCAACATATTCCCCGACGCCAACAGATCGAGGAGAAGAATTGGGAAGTGACGAAACGGGCGTTCTGGCCGTTCATTTCGAACGATCGCAAATCAATATATGTCTAA
- a CDS encoding acetoin utilization AcuB family protein, translated as MLIEQMMNRHVVTIQPTNTIAHAAKLMRDHKVRHLIVTNPARQVVGIVGQFEMSGATSVFHPESESADFKNPVSSIMRQDVTTAHPYDFFEDAAALFYEYRLTCLPIIEQGKLVGVLTETDLLRYFVQLTGALEPSSQIEILVENTTGTLEKVTRLLAKTNVNIINVFVHPTADPYKRIISFRVQTMNPLRIIERLKREGFDVLGPEMSQ; from the coding sequence ATGCTGATTGAACAAATGATGAATCGTCATGTCGTGACGATTCAGCCGACTAATACGATCGCCCATGCGGCCAAGCTCATGCGCGACCATAAAGTGCGCCATCTCATCGTCACGAATCCGGCCCGTCAAGTCGTCGGAATCGTCGGCCAGTTCGAGATGAGCGGTGCGACGAGTGTGTTCCACCCCGAAAGCGAGAGCGCCGACTTTAAAAACCCAGTCTCGAGCATCATGCGGCAGGATGTGACCACGGCGCATCCGTACGATTTTTTTGAGGATGCGGCCGCTCTGTTTTATGAATATCGTTTGACATGTCTTCCGATCATCGAACAAGGCAAACTCGTCGGTGTGTTGACCGAGACGGACTTGTTGCGGTACTTCGTTCAATTGACCGGTGCACTCGAACCGAGTTCGCAAATTGAAATCTTAGTCGAGAATACGACCGGCACGCTCGAGAAAGTGACGCGTCTTCTCGCCAAGACGAACGTGAACATCATCAACGTGTTCGTCCATCCGACGGCCGACCCGTACAAACGGATCATCTCGTTCCGCGTCCAGACGATGAATCCGCTCCGCATCATCGAACGATTGAAGCGTGAAGGTTTCGACGTGCTCGGTCCGGAGATGTCCCAATGA
- a CDS encoding GNAT family N-acetyltransferase: MEKQYHSKVWETSLGAVIIDGPIESDVLATYCLDEGLTAFREPEDQHKALVEIADLKEGRIIVARVDDLVIGYVTYLYPDPYERWSEGNDPYILELGAIEVSPRYRGQRIGKQLLEVSMLDPHMDDFLILTTEYYWHWDLKGSGLSIWDYRKVMEKMMNHGGLVFFPTDDPEIASHPANCLMARIGQNVRQETIDHFDSLRLRRRFMYD, translated from the coding sequence ATGGAAAAACAATATCATTCAAAGGTGTGGGAAACCTCACTCGGAGCCGTAATCATCGATGGACCCATCGAGAGTGATGTACTGGCGACGTATTGCCTCGATGAGGGATTGACTGCATTTCGTGAACCAGAGGACCAACATAAGGCACTCGTCGAAATCGCTGACTTGAAGGAAGGCCGCATCATCGTGGCCCGCGTCGATGATCTTGTCATCGGCTACGTGACGTATTTATATCCAGACCCATATGAACGTTGGAGCGAAGGAAACGACCCGTATATTCTTGAGCTCGGTGCCATTGAAGTGAGCCCGCGCTACCGCGGTCAACGAATCGGAAAACAGCTCCTAGAGGTATCAATGTTGGACCCGCATATGGACGACTTTTTGATTTTGACGACAGAATATTATTGGCACTGGGACCTAAAAGGAAGCGGGCTCTCCATTTGGGATTACCGAAAAGTGATGGAGAAGATGATGAACCACGGCGGGCTCGTCTTCTTCCCGACCGACGACCCGGAAATCGCCTCGCACCCGGCCAATTGTCTGATGGCACGAATCGGCCAAAACGTCCGTCAAGAGACGATCGACCACTTCGATTCACTCCGGCTGCGACGCCGGTTCATGTATGACTAA
- the acsA gene encoding acetate--CoA ligase, with translation MEKLKALSGEHQLSSYEEACQSFEWTQAEALFSWNLTGNVNMAYEAIDRHAEGELATKLALLYFDGEREERYTYVDMKRESNRSGNVLKSVGVEKGDRVFIFMPRSPELYFILLGALKLGAIVGPLFEAFMEQAVHDRLLDSEAKVIVTTEALLPRIPVDQLPHLETILIVGDGVEESGKIIDYRKLASDASTDLDITWVDREDGMILHYTSGSTGKPKGVLHVHNAMVQHLMTGKWVLDLQPDDIYWCTADPGWVTGTSYGIFAPFLNGATNVIVGGRFNPEFWYSVIERFGVTVWYSAPTAFRMLMGAGEEAFEKYDLSSLRHILSVGEPLNPEVIRWGNESFGLRIHDTWWMTETGAMMICNYPTMDIKPGSMGKAIPGCEAAILDDRGQPLPPHRMGNLALKTPWPSMMRKIWKNDAKYESYFWGDWYVSGDSAYMDEDGYFWFQGRVDDVIMTAGERVGPFEVESRLVEHPAVAEAGVIGKPDPVRGEIIKAFIALRKGYEPSDELKAEIQKFVKEGLAAHAAPREIEFKDKLPKTRSGKIMRRVLKAWELNLETGDLSTMED, from the coding sequence ATGGAAAAATTGAAAGCGTTATCAGGGGAACATCAATTGTCGTCGTATGAAGAGGCTTGTCAGTCGTTCGAGTGGACACAAGCAGAAGCATTATTTTCTTGGAATTTGACGGGGAACGTCAACATGGCATACGAGGCGATCGACCGTCACGCCGAAGGTGAACTTGCCACCAAACTGGCATTGCTCTATTTCGATGGGGAACGAGAAGAGCGCTATACGTATGTAGATATGAAACGAGAGAGCAATCGGTCCGGGAACGTTCTGAAATCGGTTGGAGTGGAGAAAGGCGACCGCGTCTTCATCTTCATGCCACGGAGTCCAGAACTTTATTTTATTTTGCTCGGCGCACTCAAACTTGGCGCCATCGTCGGTCCGTTGTTCGAGGCGTTCATGGAACAAGCCGTCCACGACCGTCTGCTCGACTCGGAAGCGAAAGTCATCGTGACGACCGAGGCGCTCTTGCCGCGCATCCCGGTCGATCAACTCCCACACTTGGAGACGATTCTCATCGTCGGTGACGGGGTGGAAGAGTCAGGGAAAATCATCGACTATCGTAAGTTGGCGAGTGACGCCTCGACCGACCTGGACATCACATGGGTCGACCGTGAGGACGGCATGATCTTACATTATACGTCAGGCTCGACCGGGAAGCCGAAAGGCGTCTTGCACGTCCATAACGCCATGGTGCAACACTTGATGACAGGCAAATGGGTGCTCGACTTGCAACCGGACGATATTTACTGGTGCACGGCTGACCCGGGCTGGGTGACGGGAACGAGTTACGGGATCTTCGCACCGTTCTTGAACGGGGCGACGAACGTGATCGTCGGGGGACGGTTCAATCCTGAGTTTTGGTATTCGGTCATCGAACGGTTCGGGGTCACGGTCTGGTACAGTGCGCCGACGGCGTTCCGGATGCTCATGGGTGCTGGAGAAGAGGCGTTTGAGAAGTATGACTTGTCGTCTCTCCGCCACATCCTTTCGGTCGGTGAACCGCTCAACCCGGAAGTCATTCGTTGGGGGAACGAATCGTTCGGGTTGCGGATTCACGATACGTGGTGGATGACGGAGACCGGAGCGATGATGATTTGTAACTATCCGACGATGGATATCAAACCGGGTTCGATGGGCAAAGCCATCCCGGGTTGTGAAGCCGCAATTTTAGACGACCGCGGTCAACCGCTCCCGCCGCATCGAATGGGTAATTTGGCGCTCAAGACGCCGTGGCCGTCGATGATGCGGAAGATTTGGAAGAACGATGCCAAGTATGAGAGCTACTTCTGGGGCGACTGGTACGTCTCGGGCGACTCCGCCTATATGGACGAAGACGGTTACTTCTGGTTCCAAGGCCGCGTCGATGACGTCATTATGACGGCGGGCGAACGGGTCGGTCCGTTCGAGGTCGAGAGTCGTCTTGTCGAGCACCCGGCAGTCGCCGAGGCAGGGGTTATCGGGAAACCGGACCCGGTCCGCGGGGAGATTATCAAGGCGTTCATCGCGCTTCGTAAAGGCTATGAGCCGTCAGATGAGTTGAAGGCGGAGATTCAAAAGTTCGTCAAGGAAGGTCTCGCGGCCCATGCGGCCCCGCGTGAGATTGAGTTCAAAGACAAGCTTCCGAAAACGCGAAGCGGGAAAATCATGCGTCGTGTCTTGAAGGCTTGGGAATTGAACCTTGAGACAGGTGACTTATCGACAATGGAAGATTGA
- a CDS encoding transglycosylase domain-containing protein: MLQKIRDIWNQPKSLKARRYANVFYDVSWNVLLLTIISVVLIGFLGTGIGAGYFASLVKDMPTPAYKTMTSQINTYSSTSDIYFGSGERIGNYTTDEVRVPVDVEKVSPFVVDALLATEDVEFYEHDGVVPKATLRAILQEATGSEDRTGGSTLTQQLIKNQMLTNEVSFERKAKEILLALRLEKAMNKDEILNAYLNVVSFGRNSMGRNISGIEAAARGVFNTSAEKLTLPQAAFLAGIPKNPFLYTPYYQGGVIKEDVSPAINRMKTVLNRMYVAGKITKEDYDAAYNYDITQDFMKTQSKPRDRYPYVVQWAEEDALIIVRDHMLKQDGVNLNELSADDRNEITNTYGRRAHNALRQGGYKIHLSLDKEVHESMQQPARNVNNFGPNNSPNVDPEQGPEQTAAIMLDNKTGRILGFVGGRYVNGKADDYNRARLMKRQIGSTAKPLLVYANAIEKGLITTDTVIVDEEYKYRNGTNPNTIPVRNEDRTFRGPMTARDALKQSRNVPAVKIYEEQNDFRSDTEKLIQMGMNVPDDTRDAPSMALGVSSVSLASLASGYAMLANGGEHVEPYIIDRVEYQGEVIYEKNPKKTRIYSDRTAYLIVDMLRDVYTSGTATYAKSLLNVPGDWMGKTGTTQDIRDSYLVGSTPGVTLAVWTGYDKENGLTDGGAYGRYYQRTQGMWSKIANNVYLDRPEVFNSNARFVQPASVKASDFGDSGSFSEKKKVEEKKKEEEAKKKAEEKAKKKEEAEEKKQEAEKEKQEADAAAKEKAAADAKAKAEADKKKAEAEAKKKAEADKKKAEEEAKKKAEAEKKAEEEKKKEDAEAADGA; the protein is encoded by the coding sequence ATGCTGCAAAAGATTCGAGACATATGGAACCAACCAAAGTCCTTGAAAGCCCGCCGTTATGCCAATGTTTTTTATGATGTGTCGTGGAACGTGCTACTCCTCACCATCATTTCTGTCGTCCTCATTGGATTTTTAGGCACCGGGATTGGAGCGGGGTATTTCGCTTCACTCGTCAAGGATATGCCGACACCCGCATATAAGACGATGACGTCACAAATCAACACCTACTCGTCGACTTCTGACATTTATTTTGGAAGCGGTGAACGAATCGGAAACTATACGACGGATGAAGTACGGGTTCCTGTCGACGTCGAGAAAGTCTCTCCGTTCGTCGTCGACGCGTTACTCGCCACAGAGGACGTCGAGTTCTACGAACACGATGGTGTCGTCCCGAAAGCGACGCTCCGTGCCATCTTACAAGAAGCGACCGGGTCTGAAGATCGGACCGGCGGCTCAACGCTCACTCAACAGCTCATCAAGAACCAAATGCTGACGAACGAAGTGTCGTTCGAACGAAAAGCGAAAGAGATTTTACTCGCCCTTCGTCTCGAGAAAGCGATGAACAAAGATGAGATCTTGAACGCGTACTTGAACGTCGTCTCGTTCGGACGGAACTCGATGGGACGCAACATCTCAGGGATTGAAGCAGCCGCTCGCGGCGTGTTCAACACATCGGCCGAGAAGTTGACGTTGCCACAAGCCGCTTTCCTTGCCGGGATCCCGAAAAACCCGTTCCTGTATACACCGTATTATCAAGGCGGTGTCATCAAAGAGGACGTGTCACCGGCCATCAATCGGATGAAGACAGTACTCAACCGGATGTATGTCGCCGGCAAAATCACAAAAGAAGACTATGACGCCGCGTACAACTACGACATCACGCAAGACTTCATGAAGACGCAATCGAAGCCGCGTGATCGCTATCCGTATGTTGTGCAATGGGCTGAAGAAGATGCCCTCATTATCGTTCGGGATCATATGCTTAAACAAGACGGCGTTAACTTGAACGAATTGAGTGCAGACGACCGAAACGAGATCACAAACACATACGGACGGCGCGCCCACAACGCACTCCGTCAAGGTGGTTACAAGATTCACTTATCGCTCGATAAAGAAGTGCATGAATCGATGCAACAACCGGCCCGGAACGTTAACAACTTCGGACCAAATAACTCTCCAAACGTCGATCCTGAGCAAGGACCGGAGCAAACGGCAGCCATCATGCTCGACAACAAGACCGGCCGCATCCTCGGATTCGTCGGCGGTCGTTATGTGAACGGCAAAGCTGATGATTACAACCGCGCCCGCCTTATGAAGCGTCAAATCGGATCGACAGCAAAACCCCTTCTTGTTTACGCAAATGCGATCGAGAAAGGACTCATCACGACGGACACAGTCATCGTCGATGAAGAATATAAGTATCGAAATGGTACAAACCCGAATACGATCCCAGTTCGAAATGAGGACCGTACATTTAGAGGGCCGATGACGGCGCGTGACGCACTGAAGCAATCGCGAAACGTCCCGGCAGTAAAAATTTACGAAGAACAAAATGATTTTAGAAGTGATACCGAGAAATTGATTCAAATGGGTATGAACGTTCCAGACGACACGCGTGATGCACCATCGATGGCGCTAGGTGTCAGCTCCGTCTCACTCGCGTCACTCGCATCGGGTTATGCCATGCTCGCCAACGGCGGTGAACACGTCGAACCGTATATCATCGACCGCGTCGAATATCAAGGCGAGGTGATTTACGAGAAGAATCCGAAAAAAACACGTATCTACTCCGACCGCACCGCGTATCTCATTGTTGATATGCTCCGCGACGTCTACACGTCAGGAACAGCGACGTACGCCAAATCACTCTTGAACGTTCCTGGCGACTGGATGGGTAAAACCGGTACCACTCAGGATATTCGCGACTCGTATTTGGTCGGTTCGACACCGGGTGTCACGCTCGCTGTATGGACAGGTTACGATAAAGAAAATGGTTTGACCGACGGAGGCGCTTATGGCCGTTACTATCAACGGACACAAGGTATGTGGTCTAAAATTGCCAACAACGTCTACCTCGATCGTCCAGAAGTATTTAACTCGAACGCCCGCTTCGTTCAACCAGCTAGCGTAAAAGCAAGCGACTTCGGTGACTCTGGCTCATTCTCTGAGAAGAAAAAAGTCGAAGAGAAGAAGAAAGAAGAGGAAGCGAAGAAGAAAGCCGAAGAAAAGGCGAAGAAGAAAGAAGAAGCTGAAGAGAAGAAACAAGAGGCTGAAAAAGAAAAACAAGAAGCTGACGCTGCTGCGAAAGAAAAAGCAGCCGCTGACGCTAAAGCAAAAGCGGAAGCTGACAAGAAGAAAGCGGAAGCGGAAGCGAAGAAAAAAGCTGAAGCTGATAAGAAGAAAGCTGAAGAAGAAGCTAAAAAGAAAGCTGAGGCCGAGAAAAAGGCTGAGGAAGAGAAGAAAAAAGAAGACGCCGAAGCTGCAGACGGCGCCTAA
- the tyrS gene encoding tyrosine--tRNA ligase, whose product MELLKDLEFRGLVNQMTDESGLKEQLNKPTTLYTGFDPTADSLHIGHLLPILTLKRFQEAGHHVIALVGGATGMIGDPSGRSDERSLNTLDTVKQFSDRIKDQLSRFLPLEGENPISIRNNYEWTEELSIIDFLRDIGKHFPISYMLAKDSVDSRLENGISYTEFSYMLLQSFDFLKLYENENCRLQVGGSDQWGNITAGLELIRRFGHSEKAFGLTVPLVTKSDGQKFGKTAGGAVWLDADKTTPYEFYQFWINVDDADVIKFIKYFTFLSHDDILALESEVASAPEKRVAQRRLAEEMTKLVHGEAGLDQALRITAAFFSGDLKTLKPEDMDAAFKGMPQFELDGERNIVDLLVEAKIAPSKRQAREDVQNGAIYLNGEREQALDKTVTRADTLGEFTVIRRGKKKYFVIRHV is encoded by the coding sequence ATGGAATTATTGAAGGATTTAGAATTTCGAGGTCTCGTCAACCAAATGACGGACGAATCAGGATTGAAAGAACAATTGAACAAACCGACGACGCTTTACACCGGGTTCGACCCGACGGCGGACTCGCTCCACATCGGGCACTTGCTCCCGATTTTAACGCTCAAACGTTTCCAAGAGGCCGGGCACCACGTGATCGCCCTCGTCGGTGGGGCGACCGGCATGATCGGTGACCCGTCAGGTCGTTCGGACGAGCGATCGCTCAACACGCTCGACACGGTCAAACAGTTCTCTGATCGAATCAAAGATCAATTGAGTCGCTTCTTGCCGCTTGAAGGGGAGAACCCGATCTCAATCCGCAACAACTACGAGTGGACGGAAGAGTTGTCAATCATCGACTTCTTGCGTGATATCGGCAAACACTTCCCAATCAGTTACATGCTTGCCAAAGACTCGGTCGACTCGCGTTTGGAGAACGGGATTTCGTACACGGAATTCTCGTACATGCTCTTGCAATCGTTCGACTTCTTGAAGTTGTACGAGAACGAAAACTGCCGTCTTCAAGTCGGCGGTAGCGACCAGTGGGGGAACATCACGGCCGGTCTCGAACTGATTCGCCGTTTCGGTCATTCGGAGAAGGCGTTCGGTTTAACGGTGCCGCTCGTGACGAAGTCGGACGGTCAAAAGTTCGGAAAGACGGCCGGTGGCGCGGTCTGGCTCGACGCCGATAAGACGACGCCTTACGAGTTCTACCAGTTCTGGATCAACGTCGACGACGCCGACGTCATCAAGTTCATCAAATACTTCACGTTCTTGTCGCACGACGACATTTTGGCGCTTGAAAGCGAAGTGGCATCTGCCCCTGAAAAACGTGTCGCCCAACGTCGACTCGCCGAAGAGATGACGAAACTCGTGCACGGAGAAGCGGGTCTCGATCAAGCGCTCCGCATCACGGCGGCATTCTTCAGCGGTGATTTGAAGACACTCAAGCCAGAAGATATGGACGCTGCTTTCAAAGGCATGCCTCAATTCGAACTCGATGGCGAACGCAACATCGTCGACCTTCTCGTAGAAGCGAAGATTGCGCCATCGAAACGTCAAGCTCGTGAAGACGTTCAAAACGGGGCGATCTACTTGAACGGAGAGCGCGAACAAGCACTCGACAAGACGGTGACACGCGCCGATACACTCGGTGAGTTCACGGTCATCCGCCGCGGTAAGAAAAAATACTTCGTGATCCGTCACGTTTAA
- a CDS encoding GTP pyrophosphokinase, translating to MDIEEFFGEQFHQWRERFRYYEMAITELESDLGIIDLDWQTRLGYSPIEHVKTRMKTLPSIIRKMNQKGLPLEVEALWDNIYDVAGVRIVTSFRDDIYAILDHLKKRDDLQIDEIKDYIKHPKPSGYRSLHLIVRTKVYLAERVIWVPAEIQIRTLAMDFWAATEHKLHYKYQHVVPEASKLELIEAARMADALDTQMGRIREQILKK from the coding sequence ATGGATATCGAAGAATTTTTTGGCGAACAGTTCCACCAATGGCGGGAGCGATTCCGTTACTATGAGATGGCAATCACCGAACTCGAGAGCGACCTCGGCATCATCGACCTCGATTGGCAGACTCGGCTCGGCTATTCGCCGATTGAACATGTGAAGACGCGGATGAAGACGCTGCCGTCCATCATTCGAAAAATGAATCAAAAAGGGCTCCCGCTTGAAGTGGAAGCGCTCTGGGACAATATTTACGACGTCGCTGGGGTCCGGATCGTCACGAGTTTTCGTGATGACATCTATGCCATCCTCGATCATTTGAAGAAGCGGGACGATTTACAGATCGACGAGATCAAGGATTATATCAAACATCCGAAACCGAGCGGCTATCGAAGTCTCCATCTCATCGTTCGGACGAAAGTGTATTTGGCGGAACGCGTCATCTGGGTGCCGGCCGAGATTCAAATTCGCACGCTCGCCATGGACTTTTGGGCGGCGACGGAGCATAAGCTTCATTATAAATATCAGCACGTCGTCCCGGAGGCGTCGAAACTCGAGTTGATCGAGGCGGCCAGGATGGCGGATGCGCTTGATACCCAGATGGGCCGGATTCGCGAACAAATTTTAAAAAAATAA
- the rpsD gene encoding 30S ribosomal protein S4, translating to MARYTGPAWKLSRRLGISLSETGKELAKRPYAPGQHGNGRRKISEYGLQLQAKQALRHMYGINEKQFRRIFNDAGKMQGIHGENFMFLLESRLDNLVYRMGLARTRRGARQLVNHGHIQVDGSRVDIASYRVKPGQVISVREKSKNFKAIAEALEVAPATKDYVTFDAEKLEGTFVRLPERAELNDQIKEQLIVEYYSR from the coding sequence ATGGCTCGTTACACAGGTCCAGCTTGGAAACTCTCGCGTCGCTTAGGCATCTCGCTTAGCGAAACGGGTAAAGAATTAGCAAAACGTCCTTACGCACCAGGTCAACACGGAAATGGTCGTCGTAAAATCTCTGAATACGGTCTTCAGCTTCAAGCGAAGCAAGCACTCCGTCACATGTACGGAATCAACGAGAAGCAATTCCGTCGCATCTTCAACGATGCAGGGAAAATGCAAGGTATCCACGGTGAGAACTTCATGTTCTTGCTCGAGTCACGCCTTGACAACCTCGTTTACCGTATGGGTCTCGCTCGCACACGTCGTGGAGCGCGCCAACTCGTCAACCACGGTCACATCCAAGTTGACGGTTCACGTGTAGACATCGCGTCTTACCGTGTAAAACCAGGTCAAGTCATCTCAGTTCGCGAGAAGTCTAAAAACTTCAAAGCGATCGCTGAAGCTCTCGAAGTAGCACCAGCTACAAAAGACTACGTCACATTCGACGCTGAAAAGCTCGAAGGTACATTCGTACGTCTTCCTGAGCGCGCTGAATTGAACGACCAAATCAAAGAGCAACTCATCGTTGAGTACTACTCACGTTAA
- a CDS encoding GAF domain-containing protein: MFQTTTYSGDLAAGYDLLNKQLAALLEGETNRVANLSNASALLNQFLDRINWVGFYLTEGEDALILGPFQGLPACVHIAFGKGVCGTAASTQETQLIADVHQFPGHIACDAASNSEIVVPLVRDGKTIGVLDIDSPEFDRFSDVDRQGLEQFCQTLLRFI; encoded by the coding sequence ATGTTCCAAACGACTACTTACTCTGGCGACTTGGCCGCCGGTTATGACCTACTGAACAAACAACTCGCTGCACTTCTCGAAGGTGAGACGAACCGCGTCGCGAACCTTTCAAACGCGAGCGCGCTACTCAACCAATTCCTCGACCGCATCAATTGGGTCGGCTTCTATTTAACAGAAGGTGAAGACGCCCTCATCCTCGGACCGTTCCAAGGCCTCCCGGCTTGCGTCCATATCGCGTTCGGTAAAGGAGTCTGCGGCACAGCTGCCTCGACACAAGAGACGCAACTCATCGCAGACGTCCATCAATTCCCGGGCCATATCGCTTGTGACGCGGCTTCAAACTCGGAGATCGTCGTCCCACTCGTCCGTGACGGCAAGACGATCGGCGTGCTCGATATCGATAGCCCGGAGTTCGATCGCTTCTCGGATGTCGACCGTCAAGGGTTAGAGCAATTTTGTCAGACATTACTTCGCTTCATCTGA